TTGTAGCCTTCTTTTACGATGACAGATTCGTTTTTTCCTTCTTCAATCTTCCATGGAGAACCGTCAGCCCAATATTTTGTTTCTTTGATGTAATCATCCTGATTTACCTTTAAAACCTCCCCGGTTTTTTGATTTTTAAGGGAGTAGAAGGTTTTATATTCCGACGGGTTTTTACTGATTTTATCTTTTTCTGCTTTAATATCCGTACCGATTTTATAATCGCGGAAATCGATAAGAGGCTCGTGCATAATTCCCTGTGCCATTATGTACACCATGACAAGACCAAAAGCTCCCACAAGGAAATATTTATACTTGGCCGTAGGTGTTTTCGTTGTGCTGCTGTATTCGTCTTTCCGGGCGAATTCTTTTCTGTACAGAACAAATAAAATAATCAGTCCGATCAGCAGAACAACGTCTTTAAAGAAACTCTGCCATGGCGTAAATTTTATTGCATCTCCAAAGCATCCACAATCGGTTACAACATTGAAATAAGCTGAATAAAAAGTAAGGAACCCAAAGAAAACACAAAGGGCAATGAGCATGGATAAGGTGAATTTCAGTCTTAATTTTATTAAAAGCATAAATCCAAGGAAAAGCTCCAGTACCACCACAATAACTGAAAACAGCAAAGCAAATTTTTCGAAAAATGGCATGTTGAAAACTGCGGGGGAAAAGTATTCTTCCATTTTAAAGGAAAAACCCACCAGATCCACAGCTTTTACAAACCCGGAAAGGATAAAAATAACTGCAATAATAAAACGAAGTACACCTTTGATCATTTTAAATAGTTTTAGGTTCGAAATTGTTTTCTTTTTCAGAGAATTTGATCAGACAGAAAACAGCATAATTCAGCATATCAAAATAGTTGGCATCCAGGCCTTCGGAAACGATCGTTTTTCCCTGGTTATCCTCGATCTGTTTTGTTCTCAGGACCTTCTGGTAAATAAGATCTGTTATGGAAGAAATTCTCATATCTCTCCATGCTTCGCCATAATCATGATTTTTTCTTTCCATCAGAGCCTGAGCTTCAGATGCATATTTGTCATAAAGGCTTAAAATCTCATCATTATTTTCATTGAAATCGTTGGAAAGACCTTTTTCAAGCTGAATAAGTCCGATGATCGAATAGTTGACGATCGCAATAAATTCGTCTTCTTCACTTTCTTCAACCATTTTTTTATCCGTCATTTGCAGGGTCCGGATTCTGTTCACTTTAATATAGATCTGATCTGTAATTGAACTTGGTCTTAGAACCCTCCATGCTGCGCCGTAATCCTGTAATTTTTTACTGAAAAGATCACGACATTGATTGATAACTTTCCCGAACTGTACTGAAGTTTTTAACATAAATTCTCTTAATAGCCCAAATATACAAAAATACGTATTAGGTTGTGGGAATTGGAGTGTGATTTTGAGCAGAAATGCTTTTAGGTTTGAGGGTTTGAGGGTTTGAGCGTAAGAGGGTGGTGGGGTTGAAGAGTATGAGAGTTGGGGATGAAAAGATTGTAAATACTAAGTGGAGAATACATTGTCAAATTGCTTATGATCTGGTGCCCATTGCTTATCAAATAACCTTGCTCATATTACATTTACTCCTTAGCTTTGCATTATTAAAATTCACCAGTACATCATAACCTTTATCACTCACACTCACAAACCCTCAAACTCTCATGCTCTCCAAACCTCCAACTCAGAAACCTTTTCACTCTATCAACTGCAATGGCAGAATAGTAGATTTAACGATTCCAAAAATTATGGGAATTTTAAATCTTACACCGGATTCTTTCTCTGATGGAGGGAAGTTTAACGATGAAAAGACCGCACTGGAGCACACGGAGAAATTACTGAAAGAAGGAGCGGAAATCATTGATATCGGACCCCAGTCTACGCGTCCTCACGCTGAATTTCTCACGAGCAAAGAAGAGATTCTAAGGATCGGAAAGCTGATTTCTCAGATCAAAAAAGAATTCCCTGAGGCATTGATCTCATTGGATACCTTCTATTCGGAAACGGTGAAGTTTGGTTTTGATGAAGGAATTGACCTCATCAACGATATTTCAGGAGGACAATTTGATGATAATATGTTCGATATTGTTTCAGCAACAGGACTTCCTTATATTCTGATGCATATAAATCCTTCCTATGAGAGGATGCATGACAAAACAAAATTTGAGGATATTACATTAGAGGTGAACCGGTATTTTAGTGAAAAGACCCATGAGCTTTTACAGAAAGGAGTGAGGGATATTATTCTGGATCCCGGTTTTGGTTTTGGAAAAACGGTGGAAGATCAGATGAAATTAATAGGAGAAGTGGAGTATCTGGAATTTGGACGATTTCCTCTGTTGATTGGTATTTCCAGAAAATCTTTTATTTACAGACCTCTCGGTAAAACCCCATTGGACATTAATGAAGAAACCCAAAAACTTCACATGAAAGTTTTAAAACAAGGGGCAAAAATTCTCAGGGTGCACGATGTTGTCGAAGCTAAAAAAACAGTGGAGGTCTTTTTGCAAGAAAAATGATAAATGGGCTAAAAAAACTATGCGCTAAAAAGAATCAACGCATAGTTTTAAATGGTAAACCAATCATATTTTATCTCTCTAATGTAAAGTTCGGGATCACTTTCGGACGATCACTTTCATTAGTTACTTTCCATGAAGTTCTGTACATCCATTCCGTCATTTTGTATAACTTTTTATAATTGATGTTCTCAGACTCATCCTGTGGAGTATGGTACTGCTCATGTAAAACACTGGTGAAAAATATAGCAGGGATTCCTAGTTTTGCGTACGGTAAATGATCACTTCTGAAGTAAAAATATTCAGCATGATTAGGAGAATCCCAGTCTTTAAGGTATCTGAATTTCGTACTTTCGTTATTGGCTTCTTCAGCCATTTTTACCAGTTCTTCAGAATTTTTATGCGGAGCATTTCCTCCTAACAGAGCTGCTTCTTCATTGCTGTTTCTGCCGATCATATCGCCATTCAATACTGCAACGATCTGTTCTTTAGGAACTACAGGATGGGCTGCATGCCATCTTGACCCCAAAAGTCCTCTTTCTTCGGCACCATGAAAAACAAAAAGAATACTTCTTTTTCCGGGTTGTTTTTTGTAAGCTCTTGCCATAGCAAGCATAGCTACACAGGTACTCGCGTTATCATCTGCACCGTTGTAAATGGTATCATTTTTAACCGGATGTCTTATCCCGTCATGATCCTGATGTCCGCTGATCAGAACATATTCATTTTTTAACCTGGGATCTGTTCCTTCAATTTTTCCAATAACATTTACAGATGGGTACTTATAGGTTTCTGTGATCAGGTTGATAGACACTTTAGGGTTGTTTTTTACCCAGCCGGCATTTTCTCTTTTGATCCACAAAACAGGGATATTGTTTGTAATGCTTTCTCTTAATCCTTCTACACCATACGATCCTCTTGTCATTTGCGGAAGAACTTCTACCCAACTTTTTTCAGAAGTATCATCTGTGATGAAAATAATGGCTTTAGCGCCAAGATTTAGTGCCGTATTATAGTATTTTGTTCTTACAAATCCGGGATATCTTCTTACAAAAAGGGTCATTTCCTTTTCAATATTTTTATCGGAAGCGTTTACGGCCAGTACTTTTCCTTTAAGATTCAATTTAGATAAATCCTCAGGTTCGGTATTTCCGGCGTACACAACATCAGTTTCCAGATGAGCATTTACAGGTTCTGCAACAAGAAAATCTTTCCATAATCTTAATGTATTTTCACCCAGTTTTACGCTGCTTTGCGGAATTACCTGATGCCTGTACATATCAAAATACTGAAAAAAAGTGCCGTTTTCTCCTGCCGGAGACATCCCGGACTCTTTCGCCTTATCTGCCAGCCACATCGAGACTTTTAACTCATTTAACGTTCCTGCTTCACGCCCCCAGAACTGATCAGCAGCCATTTCATACATATCTTTTTTAAGATCTGATTCTTTGATTGCAGATACTAAAGGCTTTTTATAGCTTTGGGCATGGGCTAAAAAGATAGCAAATACGCCGATAATTGATAGAAAATAATTTTTATTCATAGGGTGAACAAATTAATTAAGATAGGACAGCTTTTCCGAGAACTGTTTGGAAAACTCTTTCCGGTCTTCTTCCAGTTTTTCTTTGTCAGCAGGTAAAATATAATTGAAGAGAATCTTTTCTTCGCGATCGATGAAAATAATTTCCTTCTCTTCACCATCAATCATCTGCAGGAATATTTCCCACATGGAAACGTCCTTTAACCGTAAAAGGTCAAAAAAATCGTCCGCTTTTATTTCTATTTTTTTCATGTTCTGATTGTTAAAATTCCAATAATTTTAATTTAAACTGTATGGCAAAATTTTGCTTAAAATTAGAGGTGGTATAATATCCTACTCTATAAAATACGCCAAGATTAAAATAACTTGAAAGGAAGTTATTCCATTCCACACCTACTTCCTGATACAGGTGATCCAGCTTTCTGAATTTGAAATCATGATATTCCGGATGTTTCATATCTCCAATGGTTCCTCTAAGAACAAAATCAAAACTTGATACATTTTGTCCGATACTCTTCAGGTATAGCGGAAGCTTATGGGTGAAATAATAGGCAATAAATTTATCATTATAATACTTTCCTCCCTCTAATGTTGCAAATCCAAGGTAGGAGGTAAGGTTAAAATTAATATCTCTTCCCGGAGAAGCCAGTCCGTTCATCGTGAAATTTTTCCAGATCGGAGCTTCACCCAGAACGATTCCTCCATAGAGCCTTACACCGGTAGTTCCTAAAACCGTTTTAAAATTATGAACAAAAAGTGCATCAAAACGGGTATAATTAAAATCACCACCCAATACTTTGTAGCTCTGTTCATAATTGAAATAAAGTTCAGGGTACTTCTGATCAATAAGAGACTTGCCCTGTGGGGTCATAATATTGGTGGAATTAGGTGAGAACTTCAAAGTAAACAATGTATTGAAGTTTTCAAACGAAGGACCACTGTTTCGGAACTGGTAATCAAACATAGCCTGCTCAAAATTTCTCCTTGCCGCAAAAACCAGGGTAAGTCCGTTGGTGATATCATTAAGATAAGACAAAGAAGCCCCGCGGAAATGGTAATACCTGTCATTATTAAGGT
The sequence above is drawn from the Chryseobacterium daecheongense genome and encodes:
- a CDS encoding DUF1599 domain-containing protein, whose translation is MLKTSVQFGKVINQCRDLFSKKLQDYGAAWRVLRPSSITDQIYIKVNRIRTLQMTDKKMVEESEEDEFIAIVNYSIIGLIQLEKGLSNDFNENNDEILSLYDKYASEAQALMERKNHDYGEAWRDMRISSITDLIYQKVLRTKQIEDNQGKTIVSEGLDANYFDMLNYAVFCLIKFSEKENNFEPKTI
- a CDS encoding DoxX family protein, with product MIKGVLRFIIAVIFILSGFVKAVDLVGFSFKMEEYFSPAVFNMPFFEKFALLFSVIVVVLELFLGFMLLIKLRLKFTLSMLIALCVFFGFLTFYSAYFNVVTDCGCFGDAIKFTPWQSFFKDVVLLIGLIILFVLYRKEFARKDEYSSTTKTPTAKYKYFLVGAFGLVMVYIMAQGIMHEPLIDFRDYKIGTDIKAEKDKISKNPSEYKTFYSLKNQKTGEVLKVNQDDYIKETKYWADGSPWKIEEGKNESVIVKEGYKSEIVKFKIEDPTGLEVTDEIIKAPKAVLVFSYHPKELSQELLQKVEAKVNAQKGAVIYGVSTDPNTFKTIKNAMMDGTAIKTIARSNPFVLILQNGKIVDKQPAKDYIK
- a CDS encoding M20/M25/M40 family metallo-hydrolase, with protein sequence MNKNYFLSIIGVFAIFLAHAQSYKKPLVSAIKESDLKKDMYEMAADQFWGREAGTLNELKVSMWLADKAKESGMSPAGENGTFFQYFDMYRHQVIPQSSVKLGENTLRLWKDFLVAEPVNAHLETDVVYAGNTEPEDLSKLNLKGKVLAVNASDKNIEKEMTLFVRRYPGFVRTKYYNTALNLGAKAIIFITDDTSEKSWVEVLPQMTRGSYGVEGLRESITNNIPVLWIKRENAGWVKNNPKVSINLITETYKYPSVNVIGKIEGTDPRLKNEYVLISGHQDHDGIRHPVKNDTIYNGADDNASTCVAMLAMARAYKKQPGKRSILFVFHGAEERGLLGSRWHAAHPVVPKEQIVAVLNGDMIGRNSNEEAALLGGNAPHKNSEELVKMAEEANNESTKFRYLKDWDSPNHAEYFYFRSDHLPYAKLGIPAIFFTSVLHEQYHTPQDESENINYKKLYKMTEWMYRTSWKVTNESDRPKVIPNFTLER
- the folP gene encoding dihydropteroate synthase, with the protein product MGILNLTPDSFSDGGKFNDEKTALEHTEKLLKEGAEIIDIGPQSTRPHAEFLTSKEEILRIGKLISQIKKEFPEALISLDTFYSETVKFGFDEGIDLINDISGGQFDDNMFDIVSATGLPYILMHINPSYERMHDKTKFEDITLEVNRYFSEKTHELLQKGVRDIILDPGFGFGKTVEDQMKLIGEVEYLEFGRFPLLIGISRKSFIYRPLGKTPLDINEETQKLHMKVLKQGAKILRVHDVVEAKKTVEVFLQEK